AAATAAGCTTAGACTTATATTTACAAATAAAAAAACCATTGCAACACCCACAATTATTACTAACCTAGCGAATATGGATGAAACTACATCAGCAGCTTTATCAATGGCATAAAGTTTTACTAATTCTGCATTAATTTCTGCATAATTTTTAGCTTTTTCGTAAAGCAATTCTATGTTTGCTGCAATAGTCTCCATTTTACATTATTTTATTTATTCATTTGATCTCTAACAGTTTTGATATCTTCCTTGATATTTTCTTTACCTTTTTGGATATCTTCTTTGCCTTCTTGTGCCAATTCTTCCCCTTTTGTAACTATAGAGTTATACTTTTCAGACACTTCATCTGCTAATTCATTTAATCTAGCCATCGCTTTGTTTTTCGCATCTTTACTTTTTTCAGCAATTTTTTTTCTTGTATTTGTTCCTTTATCTGGAGCAAATAATACACCTAATGCAGTTCCAACCGCTACACCAGCTAATACACCAATAATTGATTTACTTGTTTTCATATTATTTTATTTTAAATTAATTTTTCATTTATTATTCTTTTAGCAAAATGGCACATGTGCCATCTTGCTAAAAGAAAGGATAGTCACTCTATATTACTACTAGTTTAATTTTAGTGCTACATAAACACTAATATTGCTGTTTTTTCCATCAGGAAATGTATAGGTACCAGTACCTACAGTTCTTTCTTTACCTACTGTTGTAAGTCCATAATTATAACGTGCCCCAATTCCAATAGATTCAAAGTCAAAACCAATACCTGCAGAAATACCAGCGTCTATTTTGTTGAAATCATCATTATCGAAATTATCTTCAAAATCAAATGTACCGTCTTCTGTTTCATTGGTTATTTGTGCATCAATTAAATAAGCAATATAAGGTCCCACATGAATGTTGAAGTTAGGGGTTATATTGGCCTTAAGTAATACTGGCACTTCAATGTAATTTAATTTAAACTTTGCTTTTCCTTCTGCAAAAACATTGTCATAAGTTAATTCTGAACCTTTTCTACTAAATAAAAATTCAGGTTGTATGGCTAAGAAATCTGATATCGGCATACTTACATATAAACCGGCATTAAAACTTGTTAATACATTATTATCGTCTACATCTTCGGTATACATATTTGAAAAATTAACCCCACCTTTAATACCAAATTCGGCGTTTGAAGAGGAAGTTGTTTGGGCGTTAGATGTTAAAGATGTTGCTCCAAATGTTAAGAATAGAGCTGCTACTAATTGAATTCTATTTTTCATAATAATTAAAATTTTATTGTTTGTTTTACACTACAAAGATGCGATACACGGAGAGTTTGTTTATTATAAAATATTTTAGATATGTTATAAAATTCCCATTTTACAACTAAAAAATACTTTTAAAAATCAAGATCTAATTTTAAGAAACAGTGCATTATCATTCAAGTCAATCAAAATTTTAATACAGCACATGCCTTCATTACCATCTCAATATCTTTATGCTGTCTTAATAGTTGAGACCTTATAAATATTAATTAAAAAAATTTGAACATGAAGTTGAGAAACAAAACAATAGCCATATTAGCTACAGACGGATTTGAAAAATCTGAATTATTTGAACCTTTAAATGCTCTTAAAAATGAAGGTGCAGAA
The genomic region above belongs to Mariniflexile litorale and contains:
- a CDS encoding YtxH domain-containing protein; translation: MKTSKSIIGVLAGVAVGTALGVLFAPDKGTNTRKKIAEKSKDAKNKAMARLNELADEVSEKYNSIVTKGEELAQEGKEDIQKGKENIKEDIKTVRDQMNK
- a CDS encoding porin family protein gives rise to the protein MKNRIQLVAALFLTFGATSLTSNAQTTSSSNAEFGIKGGVNFSNMYTEDVDDNNVLTSFNAGLYVSMPISDFLAIQPEFLFSRKGSELTYDNVFAEGKAKFKLNYIEVPVLLKANITPNFNIHVGPYIAYLIDAQITNETEDGTFDFEDNFDNDDFNKIDAGISAGIGFDFESIGIGARYNYGLTTVGKERTVGTGTYTFPDGKNSNISVYVALKLN